The Candidatus Afararchaeum irisae genome includes a window with the following:
- a CDS encoding ACT domain-containing protein, with amino-acid sequence MEKDEHAVVTVTGADHPGIVASVTQTLADLNVNIEDISQTVASGFFTMILIASLQGTQVDDLRDALNDAAEDEGVEIIVQHRDLFEHMHRI; translated from the coding sequence ATGGAGAAGGACGAACACGCGGTCGTGACGGTCACAGGTGCTGACCACCCGGGCATAGTGGCTTCCGTCACACAGACCCTCGCCGACCTCAACGTAAACATAGAGGACATATCTCAGACGGTCGCGAGCGGCTTCTTCACAATGATACTCATAGCGAGCCTCCAAGGAACACAGGTCGACGATCTCCGTGACGCCCTAAATGACGCCGCCGAGGACGAGGGGGTCGAGATCATAGTCCAGCACCGTGATCTCTTCGAGCACATGCACCGCATATGA